GCCCTGGCCGCCTACATGCACCGGCGCTACCGGGCGCGTGCCAGCGGCATCAGCGGGCAACTGGCCGGCCACGGCGTGCAGGTCGGCGAGCAGTTTGTCGTCGTTGCCCTGGGCCAGGACGGCGAGCACCAATACCACGACGTCGAGGTGACGGACTACGAGAGCCAGTCCGGCGCCAGCACCGTGCAGGTGGGCGGCAAGAGCTACCGCATCACCAGCAGCGCCCACCTGGGCAGCATCTGCGTGCAGGGCGCGTGCAACGGCCAGGGCTTCACGGCGCAGATCGAGCGCGGCACGCCCAAGAACCCGCTGGTGCTGCGCATCTCGCACAACGGCGCGCAGATCGATGCCATCGTGCTCACCCCGCGCCGCGCCGAGCTGTTCAAGCTCATGCCCTACAAGGCGCCGCCGGATCTGTCCAGGTTCCTGCTCTCGCCCATGCCGGGCCTGCTGGTCGATGTGGCGGTGCAGCCCGGCCAGAAGGTGCAGGCAGGCGAGCGCCTGGCCGTCATCGAGGCGATGAAGATGGAAAACGTCCTGTTCGCCGCGCAGGACGGCGTGGTGGCCAGGATCGCCGCCGACAAGGGCGCTTCGCTGTCGGTCGATCAGGTCATCCTGGAATTTGAATGAAATCCGGCCTCAAGCCTTGCCAGTCAAGCGCTGGCAGCTATCAAAAAGGGAGTTCTCATGACTGACGCAGCATCCGTGCGCCCGTTCCGGGTGCTGGGCATTCAGCAAGTCGCCATCGGCGGCACGGACAAGGGCGCACTGCGCCGCCTCTGGGTGGACATGCTGGGCCTGACGCACACCGGCACCTTCGTGAGCGAGCGCGAGAACGTGGACGAGGACATCCTGGCCGTGGGGCGCGGCGCGCACACGGTCGAGGTGGACATCATGCAGCCGCTGGACATCGAGAAAAAGCCGGCCGTACACGCCACGCCGCTGAACCACATCGGCCTGTGGATCGACGACCTGCCCCGGGCGGTGGAGTGGCTGACCAGCCAGGGCGTGC
This portion of the Melaminivora jejuensis genome encodes:
- a CDS encoding VOC family protein, producing MTDAASVRPFRVLGIQQVAIGGTDKGALRRLWVDMLGLTHTGTFVSERENVDEDILAVGRGAHTVEVDIMQPLDIEKKPAVHATPLNHIGLWIDDLPRAVEWLTSQGVRFAPGGIRRGAAGHDITFLHPKASEEFPIAGEGVLVELVQAPPEVIAALG